TGGCGATCTGCACCAGGTCGCGGCGGAGCGGAAAGTGGTTGATGAGGACCAGCGGCTCCTCGCGCGGGACGGCGTCGAGGCGCGCTTCGGCCCGGCGGCAAAGGAGCTCGCACCACGCGGCGCGCGAGGCGTGCGGTTCGGGAGAGAGGTAGTACTCGTCGGTGCAGAGGGTCTCGGCCTCGAGGGCCCAGGGGACCGCCTCCTCGAGCGGGAGGTGCTCGGGGCGGAAGCTGTAGTCGTAGAGCAGAAAGAGCGGGGCGAGGCGATAGACGCGCCCGTCGTGGGGGAAGGCGGGGTAGTCGTCCTCGGGGGTCAGCACGCCGTAGCGCCGCGAGAGCGCCACGAGCTCGAGGTACTTCTCTTCGCCGCGAAGCTCCCGCGCGCCGTTCGAGGCAGTCCAGAGCTCGTGATTGCCGGGGGCCCAGACGACGCGGGCGAAGCGCTCGGCGAGCACCTGCCAGGCGAGCTCGAGGTCGGCGAGCCGGTGTCCGACGTCCCCCGCCACGATCAACCAGTCGTCGCGGTGCGGGGGAAGCTCGACGAGAGCCCGGCGGTTCTCTTCGTAGTGCAGGTGCAGGTCGCTGATGGCGAAGAGACGCATGGCTTCGTCGCTTCCGAGCCTAGCACGGCCGAGCGCGGGCCGGACCGGCGGCGAGGAGACCGGCGGCGAGGCGGGCGGCTGGCGCGACTCGACTCGACTGGGCGCGTATCGCGGTGCGCGCTCCGAGCGACGAAGCTTGATAGTATGGACTCGGCATCGAGGGACCCGATGGACTTCCGCTTCACCGCCACGCAGGAAGAGCTCTACGAACGCGTCCTGACCTTCGCCCGGCGCGAGCTGAACGAGGGGCTCGCCGAGCGCGAACGGGCGCGCGTCTTTCCGCGGGCGGCGTGGCTCCGCGCCGGGGAGCTGGGGCTGGCGGGGCTGTGCATCCCCGAGGCGTACGGGGGGATGGGGCTCGACGCTCTCTCGTCGGCCCGACTCGTCGAGGCGCTCGGCAAAGGGTGCGAGGACGGGGGGCTCGTCTTCGGCCTCGCGGCGCACCTCTTCGCCTGCGCCGAGCCGATCTGCCGCTACGCGCAGGAGGACCTCCGTCGTCGCGTCGTGCCCGGCCTGGCCTCGGGGCGCCTCATCGGGGCCAACGCCGCGACCGAGGCGGAGGCGGGCTCGGACATCCACGCCATCGCCTGCCGCGCCGAGCGGGTCGG
This is a stretch of genomic DNA from Deltaproteobacteria bacterium. It encodes these proteins:
- a CDS encoding metallophosphoesterase; this encodes MRLFAISDLHLHYEENRRALVELPPHRDDWLIVAGDVGHRLADLELAWQVLAERFARVVWAPGNHELWTASNGARELRGEEKYLELVALSRRYGVLTPEDDYPAFPHDGRVYRLAPLFLLYDYSFRPEHLPLEEAVPWALEAETLCTDEYYLSPEPHASRAAWCELLCRRAEARLDAVPREEPLVLINHFPLRRDLVQIAIPRFIIWCGTRRTEDWHRRYNVEVVVSGHLHVRTTDWRDDVRFEEVSLGYPRQWQQGKSLASYLRPIFPSDAAPARGRLRLY